A single region of the Moorena sp. SIOASIH genome encodes:
- a CDS encoding SMI1/KNR4 family protein yields the protein MVYLERFRAMVDEIESHPLLEVVDFSVNQPASDELLTSVEETLRTSLAEPIRTFYKETNGLRLYWKIKSGLTDEELDRLEEVYDDYDIGLPNEEEDTDDENPFAHINLISIEDCIIKRNWQEKIIFDEINYNDETVEFAGVTYRERDFQRRLKPFDLFSAYSCMAFFFEEGVENPKVLRLSSHYVEWDNSKITDFKSYLEMLLVTRGIVDARGEIYNQYRGDREPQLITGYDYWSEENVPKLFRNRNQYRF from the coding sequence ATGGTTTATTTGGAAAGATTTAGAGCAATGGTAGATGAGATAGAATCGCACCCATTGCTAGAAGTAGTAGATTTTAGTGTCAACCAACCTGCTAGCGATGAACTATTGACTTCTGTAGAAGAAACATTGAGAACATCGTTAGCTGAACCTATTCGAACTTTTTATAAAGAAACGAATGGACTAAGGCTATACTGGAAAATAAAATCAGGTCTGACAGATGAAGAATTAGACCGACTCGAAGAGGTATATGATGATTATGACATTGGTTTACCGAATGAAGAAGAAGATACCGATGATGAAAATCCATTTGCCCATATCAACTTAATATCTATTGAAGATTGTATAATAAAACGCAATTGGCAGGAAAAAATAATTTTTGATGAAATCAACTATAATGATGAAACAGTGGAATTTGCAGGTGTTACTTACAGGGAGAGGGACTTTCAAAGACGGCTCAAGCCATTTGATTTATTTAGTGCTTATTCTTGTATGGCATTTTTTTTTGAAGAGGGGGTTGAAAACCCAAAAGTATTACGTTTAAGTAGTCATTATGTAGAGTGGGATAATAGCAAGATAACAGACTTTAAATCCTATCTAGAAATGCTACTAGTAACGAGAGGAATTGTAGATGCCAGAGGAGAAATATACAATCAGTATAGAGGAGATAGGGAACCGCAACTCATTACTGGTTATGATTATTGGAGTGAAGAAAATGTTCCAAAGTTGTTTAGAAATAGAAATCAGTATAGATTTTAA
- a CDS encoding XisI protein, with amino-acid sequence MEKLEKYRLIIRQVLTNHATLEANNPNSEIECQLIFDTEHDHYQLLYIGWDGLKRVYNCFIHLDIKDGNVWIQRNMTEADLAQDLVDMGIPKEDIILGLHPSYKRPYTGYGVA; translated from the coding sequence ATGGAAAAACTAGAAAAATACCGATTAATCATCCGCCAGGTATTAACTAATCATGCCACCTTAGAAGCAAATAATCCAAATTCAGAGATTGAGTGTCAACTTATTTTTGACACAGAACATGACCATTATCAACTTTTATATATCGGCTGGGATGGACTCAAACGAGTTTACAACTGTTTCATCCATTTAGATATCAAAGATGGCAACGTTTGGATTCAGCGAAATATGACAGAAGCTGATTTGGCGCAAGATTTAGTGGACATGGGTATACCGAAAGAAGATATTATTCTCGGTTTACATCCCAGTTATAAACGTCCTTACACAGGCTACGGAGTGGCTTAG
- a CDS encoding DUF4157 domain-containing protein gives MGYQRATQTKTTEANGQKKASTVTQKPWSTYGPVHPMLQLQRKLGNQAVNRLIQTKMQVGEPDDVYEKEADSVAAQVMRMPAPSVQNSMEEEEVQTKPIALQLQSDEEEIQTKPYGLQLQSQEEEIQTKPIGLQLQSDEEEIQTKPIALQLQSDEEEIQTKPIALQLQSDEEEIQTKPIGLQLQSDEEEIQTKANPGQTPAVSPNLETKIQSRRGTGQPLPASTRAFMEPRFGANFSGVRVHTDSSAVQMNKELGAQAFTHGRDIFYGAGKSPGKNSLTAHELTHTIQQTGGIQAKVIDQKAKKTNKFENKTGFAVPIKDSPGNGVNQESQTLVKDTDIKPEVEGENTVNTEVVAPQETAAPKAETAPKPETNATSVSSGETPGKNQEAMAPEAANQGMKAEVNQETTATAAEATPQETTAASPESDPDFKAVVAKAKGVANKQKQHAPASTKAKQAQAAAESPAKEIESKAQANQVGEMAQAPTPGFNAAAFKAKLMERIKSAAPKTLEEADEFKDSNKLASVKSQMQNTVKQEQTASQAPLEQKAKQAPDTSSIKPKSVTPLPANEAGAVTKNIGADKAIPKAKGQGEVEAPLQESSQKLDQQMAEADVTSEQLAKSNEPQFQTALAAKQDAQTNASQAPQAYRQFEQNQLTQAQGEAATTAGQQLQGMHGSRAQLLAQVTNQQIKAKGKDEQKRIDVASHINGIYQNTKTSVENILNGIQGEIMSRFNAGTERAKKAYENYVAPYMEDYKSRYDGIWGAGRWLKDKLLGVPPEVTAFFKEGRNQYLSEMDVTLTDIANYVTEQLNLAKEKIAEGRRETQEYVEGLPASLQQVGKEAASNIQSQFDQLEQSVNDKHGQLIDTLSQAYTKNLEEMDARIEEMKASNQPWFTKAFDSITGVIDTIKKLKDMLLSVLSKASDVIGTIIKDPIGFLGNLISGIKQGFENFVGNIGQHLQAGLIGWLTGTLGPMGIQLPDDIFSLPGIFSLVTQVLGLTFNYIRGKAVKLFGERVVAGMEKSVEIFQILRDRGPMGLWEHVKEQFNDLKQTVIEQIKSMVVTEVISAGVKWVLSLLNPASAFVKAAMAIYDIIMFFVNRGSQVLELVNAVVDAVSAIASGAVGGAAKLVENALAKAVPVVIGFLASLLGIGGLAKKVENIIGKIRERIDQAIDKVLLKAKGLFGKVVKKGKAAVGKVVQWWKQKKKFKTKDGKQHSLFFSGEAENAVLMMASQPKTYKAFISGLNVQNKPQNIKDAKSQAAKIADEIDQLNKKRKGKGKGVQKSEGLEIQEQIVKKLNELAKQTKIIANGNPTQPTSVVEYGGLTSEGGATWMEAKVLSKNRVEGDKPKDIPNIWENARRRKNTYVRGHLLNENLGGPGRAYNLSPITDFTNKQHLKFVEKHVKKAVLDKNEVVKYRVDVNYVKHPDRSSQKVIEARLNNGTSEDITKDKMKLEIMKFEQEKLPRSFETKWAILKYEGDRWVDDKEKPSSSLSVLNDLPNKEPEI, from the coding sequence ATGGGCTATCAACGAGCAACCCAAACTAAAACAACAGAAGCAAACGGTCAAAAAAAAGCTTCAACGGTTACTCAAAAACCGTGGTCAACTTATGGCCCGGTTCACCCGATGCTGCAACTCCAACGAAAACTGGGAAACCAAGCCGTCAATCGTCTGATCCAGACAAAAATGCAAGTGGGGGAACCAGATGATGTCTACGAGAAGGAAGCAGACAGTGTTGCAGCCCAAGTAATGCGGATGCCAGCACCCTCAGTGCAAAATTCCATGGAGGAAGAGGAGGTTCAAACTAAGCCCATAGCGCTACAGTTACAATCCGACGAAGAGGAAATTCAAACTAAGCCCTATGGGCTACAGTTACAATCCCAGGAAGAGGAAATACAAACTAAGCCGATAGGGCTACAGTTACAATCGGACGAAGAAGAAATACAAACTAAGCCCATAGCGCTACAGTTACAATCGGACGAAGAAGAAATACAAACTAAGCCGATAGCGCTACAGTTACAATCGGACGAAGAAGAAATACAAACTAAGCCGATAGGGCTACAGTTACAATCGGACGAAGAGGAAATTCAAACTAAAGCAAATCCTGGTCAAACCCCAGCAGTATCCCCTAATTTAGAAACCAAAATCCAATCCCGACGGGGTACCGGTCAACCTCTGCCAGCATCTACCCGTGCTTTCATGGAACCCAGATTTGGGGCTAACTTTAGTGGGGTGAGGGTGCATACAGACTCTAGTGCGGTACAGATGAATAAGGAGTTGGGAGCCCAAGCCTTTACCCATGGTAGGGATATTTTCTATGGTGCGGGGAAGTCTCCTGGTAAGAATAGTTTGACGGCCCATGAGTTGACCCATACGATCCAGCAGACCGGGGGAATTCAGGCGAAGGTAATTGATCAAAAGGCCAAGAAGACAAATAAATTCGAAAATAAGACTGGGTTTGCTGTTCCGATCAAGGATAGTCCGGGGAATGGGGTCAATCAAGAATCTCAGACTCTTGTCAAGGATACTGATATAAAACCAGAAGTCGAGGGGGAAAATACAGTTAACACAGAGGTAGTTGCACCTCAAGAGACTGCTGCTCCTAAGGCTGAAACAGCCCCAAAGCCGGAAACAAATGCCACATCGGTTAGTTCTGGAGAAACTCCAGGGAAAAACCAGGAGGCAATGGCTCCAGAAGCAGCTAATCAAGGGATGAAAGCTGAGGTAAATCAAGAAACCACAGCAACAGCTGCTGAAGCCACACCCCAAGAAACTACTGCTGCTTCCCCAGAGTCAGATCCAGATTTTAAAGCAGTGGTTGCTAAAGCTAAGGGAGTTGCCAATAAGCAAAAACAACACGCCCCAGCTAGTACAAAAGCGAAACAAGCCCAAGCTGCAGCGGAAAGTCCAGCCAAGGAAATAGAAAGCAAAGCCCAGGCCAATCAAGTGGGTGAGATGGCACAAGCTCCCACTCCTGGTTTTAATGCTGCTGCTTTCAAGGCTAAATTAATGGAGCGCATCAAGTCAGCAGCTCCGAAAACTCTTGAAGAAGCGGATGAGTTTAAGGACAGTAACAAACTGGCTTCTGTCAAGAGCCAGATGCAAAATACCGTTAAGCAAGAGCAAACTGCATCTCAAGCACCCTTAGAACAGAAGGCGAAACAAGCACCGGATACCAGCAGTATTAAACCGAAATCAGTAACTCCCCTACCTGCCAATGAAGCCGGAGCAGTAACCAAAAATATTGGTGCTGACAAAGCTATTCCTAAAGCCAAGGGACAAGGTGAAGTGGAGGCACCGCTACAAGAAAGTAGCCAAAAACTTGACCAACAGATGGCTGAGGCTGATGTTACCTCGGAACAGTTAGCTAAATCCAATGAACCCCAATTCCAAACTGCTTTAGCAGCAAAACAAGACGCTCAAACTAATGCCAGCCAAGCACCCCAAGCCTATCGTCAGTTCGAGCAAAACCAGTTAACCCAAGCCCAAGGGGAAGCAGCAACCACAGCCGGGCAACAACTGCAAGGAATGCATGGCTCCCGCGCTCAGTTATTAGCTCAGGTTACCAATCAGCAAATTAAAGCTAAGGGTAAGGATGAGCAAAAGCGAATTGATGTTGCTAGCCACATCAATGGTATCTACCAAAACACAAAAACGTCAGTTGAGAACATCCTGAATGGCATTCAAGGCGAGATCATGAGTCGCTTTAATGCTGGAACCGAGAGGGCTAAAAAGGCTTATGAAAATTACGTTGCTCCATACATGGAGGACTATAAAAGCCGTTACGATGGTATTTGGGGCGCAGGACGGTGGCTTAAGGACAAGCTTTTGGGAGTTCCCCCAGAAGTTACTGCCTTTTTTAAAGAAGGGCGGAATCAATATCTCAGTGAGATGGATGTAACCCTTACTGATATTGCTAACTATGTGACTGAGCAGCTTAACCTAGCCAAGGAGAAGATTGCAGAAGGTAGGCGAGAAACTCAGGAATATGTAGAGGGATTACCTGCTTCTTTGCAGCAGGTTGGAAAAGAAGCTGCTAGTAACATCCAGAGTCAGTTTGATCAGCTAGAGCAAAGTGTTAATGATAAACACGGTCAGCTCATCGATACCCTGTCACAAGCCTACACCAAAAACCTCGAAGAAATGGATGCCCGCATTGAGGAAATGAAGGCATCCAATCAACCCTGGTTCACCAAGGCATTTGATTCCATAACTGGAGTCATCGATACCATTAAAAAACTCAAAGACATGTTGCTGAGTGTCTTGAGTAAAGCGTCTGATGTAATTGGTACCATTATTAAAGACCCCATCGGCTTCCTAGGCAATTTAATTAGTGGTATTAAACAAGGCTTTGAGAATTTTGTCGGTAACATTGGGCAACATCTACAAGCCGGTTTAATTGGCTGGTTAACTGGAACCCTGGGACCCATGGGTATTCAACTACCCGATGACATCTTTAGCTTACCGGGAATATTCAGCTTAGTAACCCAAGTCTTGGGATTGACATTTAACTACATTCGTGGTAAAGCAGTCAAACTCTTTGGGGAACGAGTAGTAGCTGGGATGGAGAAAAGCGTCGAAATATTCCAGATATTACGCGATCGCGGACCCATGGGACTGTGGGAACATGTTAAGGAACAGTTCAACGACCTGAAACAAACAGTCATCGAACAAATCAAGAGCATGGTAGTTACCGAGGTGATCAGCGCCGGGGTGAAGTGGGTTCTGAGCTTGTTAAATCCCGCATCAGCCTTTGTCAAAGCCGCCATGGCAATCTATGACATCATCATGTTCTTTGTCAATCGCGGTAGTCAGGTGCTGGAATTGGTAAATGCAGTTGTGGATGCCGTGAGTGCGATCGCATCTGGTGCAGTTGGTGGTGCAGCGAAGTTGGTAGAGAATGCTTTAGCGAAAGCTGTACCAGTGGTGATTGGGTTCTTGGCTTCGTTGTTGGGTATTGGTGGTTTGGCGAAGAAGGTTGAGAATATTATTGGTAAGATTCGCGAGCGGATTGATCAGGCGATTGATAAGGTGTTGTTGAAGGCTAAGGGGTTGTTTGGGAAGGTTGTCAAGAAAGGGAAAGCTGCTGTAGGAAAGGTAGTTCAGTGGTGGAAACAAAAAAAGAAATTTAAAACTAAAGATGGGAAGCAACACTCACTATTTTTCTCTGGTGAAGCTGAAAATGCAGTTCTTATGATGGCTAGCCAACCAAAAACATACAAAGCCTTTATCAGTGGATTAAATGTCCAAAATAAACCGCAAAACATTAAAGATGCGAAATCTCAAGCTGCAAAAATTGCAGACGAAATAGATCAACTCAATAAAAAACGTAAAGGTAAAGGTAAGGGAGTACAGAAGTCAGAAGGTCTAGAAATACAGGAGCAAATAGTTAAAAAACTCAATGAACTAGCAAAACAAACGAAAATTATTGCAAACGGAAACCCAACCCAACCAACGAGTGTTGTTGAATATGGTGGTTTGACTTCAGAAGGGGGTGCTACATGGATGGAGGCTAAAGTTCTTTCAAAAAATCGTGTAGAAGGTGACAAACCTAAAGATATACCTAATATTTGGGAGAATGCTAGAAGAAGAAAAAATACTTACGTAAGAGGTCATTTGCTGAATGAAAATCTTGGCGGTCCTGGTCGAGCATACAATCTAAGTCCCATAACAGACTTTACAAATAAGCAGCACTTGAAATTTGTCGAAAAACATGTAAAGAAGGCTGTACTAGATAAAAATGAAGTGGTTAAATACCGAGTTGATGTAAATTATGTAAAGCATCCAGATCGTTCTTCCCAAAAAGTAATAGAGGCTCGTCTAAACAACGGAACTTCTGAAGATATAACAAAAGATAAAATGAAACTAGAAATCATGAAATTTGAACAAGAAAAACTACCTCGATCTTTTGAAACTAAATGGGCTATTCTGAAATACGAAGGAGACAGGTGGGTTGATGACAAAGAGAAACCGTCATCGTCATTATCTGTTCTGAACGACCTTCCCAATAAAGAACCGGAAATCTAA